The Bryobacteraceae bacterium genome includes a window with the following:
- the cps4C gene encoding tyrosine protein phosphatase: MMESVIDLHAHILHGMDDGPATLEQSLDMVRLAAHAGTAEIVAAVHASRAWPFDPALAHRRWEELQHLARDLIRIHRACEVELTDELVRKVLAQPARYTIAGARYLLVELPDDAEAQEIGGLIMELIGAGLRPVIAHPELHPGLSRSPRALARWVNSGALIQLSAGSLMGVFGSRAAKTAAGFLRRGLAHFVASSAHDLVKRPPRLDAVRLQLLAAYPPEFVDLLLVEHPRAAVEGRELEPGLLRAPFLKTHWFQIWR, translated from the coding sequence ATGATGGAATCCGTGATCGACCTGCACGCGCACATCCTGCACGGGATGGACGACGGTCCGGCCACGCTCGAGCAGAGCCTGGACATGGTTCGTCTGGCGGCGCACGCGGGCACGGCGGAGATTGTCGCGGCCGTGCATGCCAGCCGCGCCTGGCCCTTCGATCCGGCTCTGGCGCACCGGCGCTGGGAGGAGCTGCAGCATCTGGCCCGCGATCTGATCCGCATTCACCGCGCCTGCGAGGTCGAGCTGACGGACGAGCTCGTGCGGAAGGTTCTGGCCCAGCCGGCGCGCTACACCATCGCCGGCGCCCGGTATCTGCTCGTGGAGCTGCCGGACGACGCGGAGGCGCAGGAGATCGGCGGGCTGATCATGGAACTGATTGGCGCAGGGCTCCGGCCTGTCATCGCCCATCCCGAGCTGCACCCCGGGTTGAGCCGCAGCCCGAGGGCCCTCGCCCGTTGGGTGAACAGCGGCGCGCTGATCCAGTTGTCCGCCGGCAGCCTGATGGGGGTGTTCGGCTCGAGAGCTGCGAAAACGGCTGCGGGATTTCTCAGGCGCGGCCTCGCCCACTTCGTCGCCTCCAGCGCGCACGACCTCGTGAAGCGCCCGCCCAGGCTCGACGCCGTCCGGCTCCAGCTGCTGGCGGCATACCCGCCGGAGTTCGTCGACCTGCTGCTGGTAGAGCACCCGCGCGCCGCCGTGGAGGGCAGGGAACTGGAGCCGGGGCTGCTGCGCGCGCCCTTCCTGAAAACTCACTGGTTCCAGATCTGGCGGTAG
- the uvrC gene encoding UvrABC system protein C has protein sequence MSRIDELREKAAELPQGPGVYIYRGPDGEVLYVGKAKNLRARVRSYFSSERLAEAKTGRLIHAACDLEHILLDNEKEALALENLLIKQHKPRFNVLLRDDKTYPYIKLTSEKWPRVYVTRRIRKDGQYFGPYFPGNLAHRLVKFIHKHFQIPSCNVDLSRPHAQPCLEYHIRRCLGPCVPGLVTEAAYAERVKDVRAFLDGRVRELAASLRARMAEASESLEFERAASLRDLLRTVEELEERQKMAAASGDDADFYGVHAEPPHVAVNIFHVRNGRVVDRRELFWEDLHEFDGQDFFSSLLMQIYSEGQPVPAQIHLPVELEDREILEELLAETRGRKVAIHTPMRGVKKALLNLVETNAKQSFEQRFRVRRPRAEEIASALEEALDLPEPPRRIECFDISHIQGSEKVASMVVWEDGRMKKSDYRKFIIRTVEGSDDFASMHEAVSRRYRRLKEEGKPMPGLVLVDGGIGQLHAAAAALEELGALNQPLAAIAKREEILYVLGREDEPVILDRTSPVLHLVQMIRDEAHRFAVAFHRQRRDARTLKSELLQIPGIGPKTAEKLLKEIGSLAAVRAATEEQLAGIIGKSAARKLRQALGPAGASTAER, from the coding sequence ATGTCCCGCATCGACGAGCTGCGCGAGAAGGCGGCCGAGCTGCCCCAGGGCCCCGGCGTCTACATCTACCGCGGTCCGGATGGCGAGGTCCTGTACGTCGGGAAGGCGAAGAACCTCCGCGCCCGCGTCCGCAGCTACTTCAGCTCCGAGCGCCTCGCCGAGGCGAAAACCGGCAGGCTGATCCACGCCGCCTGCGACCTCGAGCACATCCTCCTCGATAACGAAAAGGAGGCCCTTGCGCTCGAGAACCTTCTGATCAAGCAGCACAAGCCCCGCTTCAATGTCCTGCTGCGCGACGACAAGACCTATCCCTACATCAAGCTCACCAGCGAAAAATGGCCCCGCGTCTACGTCACGCGCCGCATCCGGAAAGACGGCCAGTATTTCGGCCCGTATTTCCCCGGAAATCTCGCTCACCGGCTGGTGAAATTCATCCACAAGCATTTCCAGATCCCTTCCTGCAACGTCGATCTGAGCCGCCCGCACGCCCAGCCCTGCCTCGAGTACCACATCCGCCGCTGCCTCGGCCCCTGCGTGCCCGGACTCGTGACGGAAGCCGCGTATGCGGAGCGCGTGAAGGACGTCCGCGCCTTCCTCGACGGCAGGGTCCGCGAGCTCGCCGCCAGCCTGCGCGCGCGCATGGCTGAAGCCTCCGAGTCGCTCGAGTTCGAGCGCGCCGCCTCGCTCCGCGACCTGCTCCGCACGGTGGAAGAGCTGGAGGAGCGCCAGAAGATGGCCGCCGCCTCCGGCGATGACGCCGATTTCTACGGCGTGCACGCCGAGCCCCCCCATGTCGCCGTCAACATCTTCCATGTCCGCAACGGCCGCGTCGTCGACCGCCGCGAGCTGTTCTGGGAGGATCTGCACGAATTCGACGGGCAGGACTTTTTCTCCTCCCTGCTGATGCAGATTTACAGCGAAGGCCAGCCTGTCCCGGCGCAGATCCATCTGCCCGTCGAGCTGGAAGACCGCGAAATCCTCGAGGAGCTGCTCGCCGAAACGCGCGGGCGCAAAGTCGCCATCCACACGCCGATGCGGGGCGTGAAGAAAGCGCTGCTGAACCTGGTGGAGACGAATGCGAAGCAGAGTTTCGAGCAGCGCTTCCGCGTCCGCAGGCCGCGGGCGGAGGAGATCGCCTCGGCGCTCGAAGAGGCGCTCGATCTGCCGGAGCCGCCGCGCCGCATCGAGTGCTTCGACATCTCGCACATCCAGGGCTCGGAGAAAGTGGCCAGCATGGTCGTCTGGGAAGACGGGCGGATGAAGAAGTCCGACTACCGGAAGTTCATCATCCGCACCGTCGAGGGCAGCGACGACTTCGCCTCCATGCACGAAGCCGTTTCGCGCCGCTACCGCCGGCTGAAAGAAGAGGGCAAGCCGATGCCCGGGCTCGTGCTTGTGGACGGCGGCATCGGGCAGCTGCACGCCGCGGCCGCCGCTCTGGAAGAGCTCGGCGCGCTCAACCAGCCTCTGGCGGCGATCGCCAAGCGCGAAGAGATCCTCTACGTGCTGGGGCGCGAGGACGAACCGGTGATCCTGGACCGCACGTCGCCCGTGCTGCACCTGGTGCAGATGATCCGCGATGAAGCGCACCGGTTCGCCGTCGCCTTCCACCGTCAGCGGCGCGACGCGCGCACGCTGAAAAGCGAGCTGCTGCAGATTCCGGGGATCGGGCCGAAAACCGCGGAAAAGCTCCTCAAAGAGATCGGCAGCCTGGCCGCGGTGCGCGCCGCCACGGAAGAACAGCTGGCAGGGATCATCGGCAAGTCCGCCGCGCGGAAACTCCGGCAGGCGCTCGGCCCCGCCGGGGCCTCAACGGCCGAACGCTAG
- a CDS encoding metallophosphoesterase — protein MRRLILSDIHSNRDALEAVLRDAAGQYDEIVCCGDLVGYNACPKEVVAWAMKSLAQVVRGNHDRVCAFIEEPNDFNHYALEAARWTHAQLSPQQLAWLRSLPAGPLVLEGYELVHGSPYDEDEYVVDRNEALAMEEALHSSLCFFGHTHLQGGWMWTRGGLLDLRRPRFSETEVVYELEEDAQWLVNPGSVGQPRDRDPRAAYALWDVEGRTLAFRRVEYNVEAAQKRILDAGLPEHLAIRLAFGR, from the coding sequence ATGCGCCGGCTGATCCTGAGCGACATCCACTCGAACCGGGACGCGCTGGAAGCCGTGCTGAGGGACGCCGCCGGGCAGTATGACGAGATCGTCTGCTGCGGCGACCTGGTGGGGTACAACGCGTGTCCGAAAGAAGTGGTCGCCTGGGCCATGAAGTCGCTGGCGCAGGTGGTGCGCGGCAACCACGACCGCGTGTGCGCGTTCATCGAAGAGCCCAACGACTTCAATCACTACGCGCTCGAGGCCGCGCGCTGGACGCACGCGCAGCTGAGCCCGCAGCAGCTTGCCTGGCTGCGCAGCCTCCCGGCGGGGCCGCTGGTGCTGGAAGGATACGAGCTGGTGCACGGCTCGCCCTACGACGAGGACGAGTACGTTGTGGACCGCAACGAAGCGCTGGCCATGGAGGAGGCGCTGCACTCGAGCCTCTGCTTCTTCGGCCACACGCATCTGCAGGGCGGCTGGATGTGGACGCGCGGGGGTCTGCTGGATCTGCGCCGGCCGAGGTTCAGCGAGACGGAGGTCGTCTACGAGCTGGAAGAAGATGCTCAGTGGCTGGTGAATCCGGGCTCGGTCGGCCAGCCGCGCGACCGCGACCCGCGCGCGGCGTATGCGCTGTGGGACGTGGAAGGGCGGACGCTGGCCTTCCGGCGGGTCGAATACAACGTCGAGGCGGCGCAGAAACGGATACTGGATGCGGGGCTGCCGGAGCACCTGGCCATCCGGCTAGCGTTCGGCCGTTGA
- a CDS encoding sugar kinase, translating into MKTMSLVVVGSVAYDGVATPAGKVDRMLGGACTYISLAASFFTPVSIVAVVGEDFAQEDADLLASRGIDLEGLQRAPGKTFFWAGVYSEDMNDRETLTTELNVFADFRPQLPESYREKPYLMLGNIQPSLQRSVREQMSGALLAGGDTMNFWIEGHRDELLRTIAGWDFLLINDSEARLLSGERNLKRAAAAIRALGPKILVIKRGEYGATLFHEHGAFSLPGYLLDTLKDPTGAGDCFAGGFIGSLAERGVTAATATAADLARAVVYGSVMGSFCCEDFGVGRFRTLTRDDIERRYQEFRQLTAF; encoded by the coding sequence ATGAAAACAATGTCCCTGGTTGTTGTTGGATCCGTGGCCTACGATGGCGTCGCGACGCCTGCCGGCAAGGTGGACCGCATGCTGGGCGGCGCCTGCACCTACATCTCGCTGGCGGCCAGCTTCTTCACGCCCGTCTCCATCGTGGCGGTGGTCGGCGAGGACTTCGCGCAGGAGGACGCCGACCTGCTCGCCTCCCGCGGCATCGATCTGGAAGGGCTCCAGCGCGCGCCCGGCAAGACCTTCTTCTGGGCCGGCGTCTACAGCGAAGACATGAACGACCGCGAGACGCTGACCACTGAACTCAACGTCTTCGCCGATTTCCGCCCGCAGCTGCCGGAGTCGTACCGCGAGAAGCCCTACCTGATGCTCGGCAACATCCAGCCCTCGCTCCAGCGCAGCGTGCGCGAGCAGATGAGCGGCGCGCTCCTCGCCGGCGGCGACACGATGAACTTCTGGATCGAAGGCCATCGCGACGAGCTGTTGCGCACCATCGCCGGCTGGGATTTCCTGCTGATCAATGACAGCGAGGCGCGCCTGCTGAGCGGCGAGCGCAACCTGAAGCGCGCCGCAGCCGCCATCCGCGCACTCGGGCCGAAAATCCTCGTCATCAAGCGCGGCGAGTATGGCGCCACCCTGTTCCACGAGCACGGCGCCTTCAGCCTGCCCGGCTATCTGCTGGACACGCTCAAGGACCCCACCGGAGCAGGCGACTGCTTCGCGGGAGGCTTCATCGGCTCGCTGGCCGAGCGGGGCGTCACGGCGGCGACCGCGACCGCCGCGGATCTGGCGCGCGCCGTCGTCTACGGCTCCGTCATGGGCAGCTTCTGCTGCGAGGACTTCGGCGTCGGCCGCTTCCGCACGCTCACACGGGATGACATTGAGCGCCGCTACCAGGAATTCCGCCAGCTCACGGCTTTCTAG
- the dapF gene encoding diaminopimelate epimerase, giving the protein MIPFTKAHGARNDFLLTWAHEAPAESFWPSAAIALCDRHAGVGADGWLLVRPASQGAPASIRLFNPDGSEAEISGNGTRCAAAFLCDAGLAGPEIEILTGAGLKRLRLLDRRGLRFEFEMDMGEARIQPDELRVTLEVHGRALDCTLVWPGNPQCAVFAEEIPEDWIALGAALERHPRFPNRTNVSFVKVQNEANLEVRFYERGAGVTLSSGTGSTGAFAAARARGLVGPRATVHTPAGPLALREEGGVILLAGPAEIVAGGEFYFSGAAANQR; this is encoded by the coding sequence ATGATTCCTTTCACGAAAGCGCACGGAGCGAGAAACGATTTTCTGCTGACCTGGGCGCATGAAGCGCCCGCGGAGAGCTTCTGGCCGAGCGCGGCCATCGCCCTCTGCGACCGCCACGCGGGCGTGGGCGCCGACGGCTGGCTGCTGGTCAGGCCGGCGTCGCAGGGCGCGCCCGCCTCCATCCGCCTGTTCAACCCCGACGGCAGCGAAGCCGAGATCAGCGGCAACGGCACGCGCTGCGCGGCCGCCTTCCTCTGCGACGCCGGCCTCGCCGGACCGGAGATCGAAATTCTCACCGGCGCCGGCCTGAAGCGCCTCCGCCTGCTCGACCGCCGCGGGCTGCGCTTCGAGTTCGAAATGGACATGGGCGAAGCGCGCATTCAGCCCGATGAATTGCGCGTTACCCTGGAAGTTCATGGCCGCGCGCTCGACTGCACCCTGGTCTGGCCCGGCAACCCGCAGTGCGCCGTGTTCGCAGAAGAGATCCCGGAAGACTGGATCGCTCTGGGCGCTGCGCTGGAGCGCCACCCGCGCTTCCCCAACCGCACCAACGTCAGCTTCGTGAAAGTGCAAAACGAAGCGAATCTCGAAGTCCGCTTCTACGAGCGCGGCGCGGGGGTGACCCTGTCGAGCGGCACCGGCTCGACGGGCGCCTTCGCCGCCGCGCGGGCGCGCGGGCTCGTCGGACCCCGGGCCACTGTGCATACGCCCGCGGGTCCGCTGGCGCTGCGCGAAGAAGGCGGCGTGATTCTGCTGGCCGGGCCGGCCGAAATCGTCGCCGGAGGCGAATTCTACTTCTCCGGCGCTGCTGCGAACCAGCGGTAG
- a CDS encoding bacillithiol biosynthesis deacetylase BshB1 produces the protein MFYPPALDLDNVQPLDVLAIAAHPDDIEQTCGGALLKMAAMGYRTGALDLTAGDMGTRGTPERRIEESKAAARILGLAFRENLRMPDARLENNISLRLTLMAVIRRLKPRVVILPYWEARHPDHYYASILGFEASFLAGIRKLDDQSEPHRPFKVVYASMYANVPPTFVVDITAQFERRMESLFAYESQYGESPEGAGLFPRREEIHDRLRSIARFYGNLIGVKYGEPYVVKETMRVDDLVTMGVRTF, from the coding sequence ATGTTTTATCCGCCTGCTCTCGACCTGGACAATGTGCAGCCGCTGGACGTGCTGGCCATCGCGGCGCATCCCGATGACATCGAACAGACCTGCGGCGGCGCGCTGCTGAAGATGGCCGCGATGGGCTACCGCACGGGCGCGCTCGATCTGACCGCCGGCGACATGGGCACGCGCGGCACGCCGGAGCGGCGCATCGAGGAATCGAAGGCGGCTGCCCGCATCCTTGGCCTGGCGTTCCGCGAGAATCTCCGCATGCCCGACGCGCGGCTCGAGAACAACATCAGCCTGCGCCTGACGCTGATGGCCGTGATACGGCGGCTGAAGCCGCGCGTGGTGATCCTTCCCTACTGGGAAGCGCGGCACCCGGATCACTACTACGCGTCGATCCTCGGGTTTGAAGCTTCCTTTCTGGCGGGCATCCGCAAGCTCGACGATCAGTCCGAGCCGCACCGTCCGTTCAAAGTCGTCTATGCGTCGATGTACGCGAATGTGCCGCCCACGTTCGTCGTGGACATCACGGCGCAGTTCGAGCGGCGGATGGAATCGCTGTTCGCTTACGAATCGCAGTACGGGGAATCGCCCGAGGGGGCAGGACTGTTTCCGCGGCGGGAGGAGATCCACGACCGGCTCCGTTCGATCGCGCGCTTCTATGGCAACCTGATCGGGGTCAAGTATGGCGAGCCTTACGTGGTGAAGGAGACCATGCGGGTGGACGATCTCGTCACCATGGGCGTGCGGACATTCTGA
- a CDS encoding rhomboid family intramembrane serine protease: MIPIHDSQKSLSPPLATVALIVTNTLIFLFQVSLDPYTRNDFLFAFGLVPERFSWFNVLTSMFLHGGWMHLIGNMLFLWVFGDNVEDILGHGKFLLFYLLCGAAAALGQYAINPDSRIPMVGASGAIAGVMGAYLVKFPHSRIVMIGWFLFVFTFELPAYVVLLYWFVVQLFSGIGTIAEAAAQRGGVAFMAHAAGFLAGLALIHVFRTRDRYRLRRDLVW; this comes from the coding sequence ATGATCCCGATCCACGATTCGCAGAAGAGCCTTTCGCCGCCGCTGGCGACGGTGGCGCTGATCGTCACGAACACGCTCATTTTCCTGTTCCAGGTGTCGCTGGATCCTTACACGCGGAACGATTTTCTGTTCGCTTTCGGGCTGGTGCCGGAGCGGTTTTCGTGGTTCAACGTGCTGACATCGATGTTCCTGCACGGCGGGTGGATGCATCTGATCGGGAACATGCTGTTCCTATGGGTGTTTGGCGACAACGTGGAGGACATCCTCGGCCACGGGAAGTTTCTGCTGTTCTATCTGCTGTGCGGCGCGGCGGCGGCGCTGGGCCAGTACGCGATCAATCCGGATTCGCGGATCCCGATGGTGGGCGCGAGCGGCGCCATCGCCGGCGTGATGGGCGCGTATCTGGTCAAGTTCCCGCACTCGCGCATCGTCATGATCGGCTGGTTCCTGTTCGTCTTCACGTTCGAGCTGCCCGCGTATGTCGTCCTGCTGTACTGGTTCGTCGTGCAGCTGTTCAGCGGCATCGGCACGATCGCCGAGGCTGCGGCGCAGCGCGGCGGCGTGGCGTTCATGGCGCACGCGGCCGGATTTCTGGCCGGGCTGGCGCTCATTCATGTCTTCCGGACGCGCGACCGTTACCGGTTGCGCCGCGACCTGGTGTGGTGA
- a CDS encoding ribokinase, whose product MTEPLFDVVGVGLNATDTMILIPHFPAYGGKVPFIEEVMSPGGQVASAMVCCAKLGLRVKYIGTIGDDERGRIQWESLQGCGVNLDHVQRRVNTPNQSAYILIDQSTGERTVFWHRPEALKITPEQITPDQIACARLLHIDGHDTPAVAHAARIARQHGIPVTVDVDTIYKGFEDVLPNVDYLITSSEFPERWTGESDPLRALTLIQETYGMRVAAMTLGAHGALARAEGRFHYSPAFVVNCVDTTGAGDIFHGAFCYAVLEGYGLDAALEFSNAMAALNCTALGARGRIATLDEARALIARGERRVKAEFRQFWTAAR is encoded by the coding sequence GTGACCGAGCCTCTGTTCGACGTGGTCGGAGTGGGCCTCAACGCTACCGACACGATGATTCTGATTCCGCACTTTCCCGCCTACGGCGGCAAGGTTCCTTTCATCGAAGAAGTGATGAGCCCCGGCGGACAGGTGGCCAGCGCAATGGTCTGCTGCGCGAAGCTCGGACTGCGCGTCAAGTACATCGGCACGATCGGCGACGACGAGCGCGGCCGCATCCAGTGGGAGAGCCTGCAGGGATGCGGCGTGAATCTCGATCATGTGCAGAGGCGCGTGAACACGCCCAACCAGTCCGCTTACATCCTGATCGACCAGAGCACGGGCGAGCGCACCGTATTCTGGCACCGCCCCGAGGCCCTGAAGATCACGCCGGAGCAGATTACGCCCGACCAGATCGCCTGCGCGCGGCTGCTGCACATCGACGGGCACGACACGCCGGCGGTGGCGCATGCGGCGCGCATCGCGCGCCAGCACGGCATTCCGGTGACGGTTGACGTCGACACCATCTACAAGGGCTTCGAGGACGTGCTGCCGAACGTGGACTACCTGATCACGTCCAGCGAGTTTCCCGAACGGTGGACCGGCGAGAGCGACCCGCTGCGCGCGCTGACGCTGATCCAGGAAACCTACGGAATGCGGGTTGCGGCGATGACGCTGGGCGCTCATGGCGCGCTGGCCCGCGCGGAAGGGCGATTCCATTATTCGCCGGCATTCGTCGTGAACTGCGTGGACACGACCGGCGCAGGAGATATCTTCCACGGGGCATTCTGTTACGCGGTGCTCGAGGGTTACGGCCTGGACGCCGCGCTCGAATTTTCCAATGCCATGGCGGCGCTCAACTGCACGGCGCTGGGCGCGCGGGGCCGCATCGCAACCCTGGACGAAGCGCGCGCCCTCATCGCGCGCGGCGAACGGCGCGTGAAGGCGGAATTCCGCCAGTTCTGGACGGCGGCGCGATGA